A single genomic interval of Tursiops truncatus isolate mTurTru1 chromosome 1, mTurTru1.mat.Y, whole genome shotgun sequence harbors:
- the TCHH gene encoding LOW QUALITY PROTEIN: trichohyalin (The sequence of the model RefSeq protein was modified relative to this genomic sequence to represent the inferred CDS: inserted 1 base in 1 codon; deleted 1 base in 1 codon), with protein MLRSGWAREPWPLSLRVRSLCSATGEATTVRGPRTAKKKKENEVRKNRVYSKRRENKEKIQQLDDSQVRKRQSHQDRWPLQDEQEEVREREQERRSWQQRERQFPAEELLEREEQKEAKRRDRNCREEEQLLRLEREEKIRHQEEDREFREEKLKLRRPEREQQLHPERDRKFREEDXLSREREEQLRRQELEDAFSQGEQLRRAEQEEEQRRPRQRDRKFLEGEQRLRQERELEKRRVQEKDSKFLEQEEQRQREGQEELRRRQERERKLREEEQLCRQQQEEQSCSQVWEEDKGRRQVLEPGKRQFASAPVRSSPLYEYIQEQRSQYRL; from the exons atgctgcggagcggctgggcccgtgagccatggccgctgagcctgcgcgtccggagcctgtgctccgcaacgggagaggccacaacagtgagaggcccgcgtaccgcaaaaaaaaaaaaggaaaatgaagttcGTAAGAACAGGGTTTACTCCAAACgcagagagaataaagaaaagatccagcAACTGGATGATTCCCAGGTGCGGAAGAGACAATCCCATCAGGATCGGTGGCCCCTGCAGGATGAACAGGAAGAGGTAAGAGAACGAGAGCAAGAGAGGAGGAGCTGGCAACAGCGCGAAAGGCAATTCCCAGCTGAAGAACTGCTGGAGAGGGAGGAGCAAAAGGAAGCCAAAAGGCGGGACAGAAATTGCCGAGAGGAAGAGCAGCTGCTGAGattggaaagagaagagaaaatacgccatcaggaagaagacagagagTTCCGCGAAGAGAAACTGAAGCTGCGCCGGCCGGAACGCGAGCAACAGCTTCACCCGGAGCGAGATAGAAAATTCCGCGAGGAGG AGCTCAGCCGGGAAAGGGAAGAACAGCTGCGCCGCCAGGAGCTGGAGGATGCCTTCTCCCAGGGGGAACAACTTAGGCGCGCCGAGCAAGAGGAAGAACAGAGACGTCCGAGGCAGAGAGACAGGAAGTTCCTAGAgggagagcagaggctccggCAGGAGCGAGAGTTAGAAAAGCGACGCGTCCAGGAGAAGGACAGTAAGTTCCTCGAGCAAGAAGAGCAGCGGCAGCGCGAGGGGCAGGAAGAGCTGAGGCGCCGGCAGGAGCGGGAGAGAAAACTCCGGGAAGAAGAACAGCTCTGCCGCCAGCAGCAGGAGGAGCAGAGCTGCAGCCAAGTCTGGGAGGAGGACAAGGGCCGTCGGCAGGTTCTGGAGCCCGGCAAGCGTCAGTTTGCCAGTGCCCCGGTGCGCTCCAGCCCTCTG TATGAGTACATCCAAGAGCAGCGATCTCAATACCGCCTTTAA